One window from the genome of Stegostoma tigrinum isolate sSteTig4 chromosome 27, sSteTig4.hap1, whole genome shotgun sequence encodes:
- the nsun5 gene encoding probable 28S rRNA (cytosine-C(5))-methyltransferase, whose amino-acid sequence MALYVKAAAVLGQLEGKRGSVKTLVYNSGHKNIKQLFALVCETLKYTSVLNEIIGTTDLLKKEKKLQMNVAKVLVYDLLFGKGLKCGGSWKALIMKHRSQLKSALARLKVKRKVSRNEDLIETKASSMEACQLPRYVRVNLLKSNTEDVIDYFKREGYTYLGQATSIADLRQLDQKQFISDLHLSELLVFHSKINLHEHFLYTAGHIILQDKASCLPAHFLNPPVGSHVIDACAAPGNKTSHLAAILCNKGKLFAFDLDTKRLATMGTLLLRAGVTCHELANQDFMLVDPSDSKYQDVKYILVDPSCSGSGIVSRLNQLTDDEESSSKQRLQALASFQCKALGHALRFPNVERVIYSTCSIHHEENEDVVKEILQQHSNRIRLVNLMPSWPLRGLDTFPEGPWCIRATPSDTLTNGFFVAMFEKQPGEKGSEHRRKSSAEGVISLPTADLTPSSITEQKLVASSLFAQSRKAKLKKLKKRKVKSFVAGVEEMNGM is encoded by the exons ATGGCTCTCTATGTGAAGGCGGCCGCCGTCCTGGGGCAGCTGGAGGGCAAGCGGGGTTCGGTGAAGACCCTGGTTTATAACAGCGGCCACAAG AACATTAAGCAGCTGTTTGCGCTGGTGTGTGAAACACTGAAGTACACGTCTGTGTTGAATGAAATTATTGGCACAACAGATCTACTGAAGAAggagaagaaattgcagatgaATGTTGCCAAG GTACTGGTATATGACCTCCTGTTTGGGAAGGGCTTGAAGTGTGGTGGCAGCTGGAAAGCACTGATCATGAAACATCGTTCCCAATTAAAATCAGCACTTGCAAGACTGAAGGTGAAGAGGAAAGTCAGCCGCAATGAGGATCTTATCGAAACAAAAGCTTCCAGTATGGAAG CTTGCCAGCTGCCTCGCTACGTCCGAGTGAATTTACTGAAGAGCAACACTGAGGATGTGATTGACTACTTCAAACGTGAGGGTTACACTTACCTGGGGCAGGCTACCAG taTAGCTGATCTGAGGCAGCTTGATCAGAAACAATTCATCAGTGACCTTCACCTCTCAGAATTGCTGGTTTTTCATTCAAAGATAAATCTTCATGAACATTTCTTGTACACTGCTGGGCATATCATTCTGCAGGATAAG GCCAGTTGTCTACCAGCACACTTCTTGAACCCTCCAGTAGGTTCTCATGTGATTGATGCATGTGCAGCTCCTGGGAACAAGACAAGCCACCTtgctgctattctctgtaataaaGG GAAACTCTTTGCCTTTGATCTTGACACCAAACGTTTGGCTACAATGGGCACTCTGCTGTTGAGGGCTGGAGTAACATGCCATGAACTGGCCAATCAGGACTTCATGCTTGTGGATCCCAGCGACTCCAAGTACCAGGATGTGAAATATATTCTAGTGGACCCATCATGCAGTGGTTCTG GAATTGTAAGCCGCTTGAACCAGCTCACAGATGATGAGGAGTCATCGTCTAAACAACGCCTGCAGGCACTTGCGAGTTTCCAGTGCAAAGCCCTCGGCCATGCCTTGCGCTTCCCAAACGTGGAGCGGGTCATTTATTCAACATGTTCAATTCATCATGAAGAGAATGAGGATGTTGTCAAGGAGATACTACAGCAACACAGCAACCGAATCAG GCTGGTCAATCTGATGCCCTCATGGCCATTGCGTGGTCTGGACACATTCCCGGAAGGTCCATGGTGTATCCGCGCGACACCCAGTGACACCTTGACCAATGGGTTTTTTGTTGCCATGTTTGAAAAGCAGCCTGGAGAGAAAGGGTCTGAGCATAGGAGAAAAAG CTCTGCTGAAGGGGTGATATCACTTCCCACAGCTGACCTTACTCCTTCGAGCATAACAGAACAAAAACTTGTGGCTTCTTCACTATTTGCTCAGTCCAGGAAGGCAAAACTGAAAAAGCTGAAGAAACGGAAAGTCAAGTCATTTGTAGCTGGTGTAGAGGAGATGAACGGAATGTAA